One Dioscorea cayenensis subsp. rotundata cultivar TDr96_F1 chromosome 15, TDr96_F1_v2_PseudoChromosome.rev07_lg8_w22 25.fasta, whole genome shotgun sequence genomic region harbors:
- the LOC120277282 gene encoding pentatricopeptide repeat-containing protein At1g18900-like, which yields MLRTKQLGTLSHCARSFVLGNSRCGSGDGASCASSEDEPCVSKRQFNGKLPVQEKKPAVLSDVIAQVGATHSRNTIESVGRHSSENHNYAPLTAHQLSSAAALSSTLSSISGIFSSINKDSTLKDTEHSPKLPAEGFARAGIAKADTLPDLVNCKISASDGCSFVTTQNDNTDSTQTSSHVRSSKGKSRNKAPYPKLKQNFVSSAGEPSSYSVAAQNGPGVGASVKTGSMKNRQIISGISGTTSKPHFVDQGRRQSVAQRAKFHTESVTSDVKSSRRITGSRVAAPSPESSRFGNKLQHSTRSMGPAGSSFANNRRGMHNLQVVEQYYHILQQLKWRNGAEVEVVLNNLQCKLDVFQANQVLKLLHDPSVALGFFNWLKTQPKFKHDEHTYTTMIGILGQAREFGAVKMLLEEMISDGCKPTVVTYNRLIHAYGCANYIGEAVKVFHHMQEAGYEPDRVTYCTLIDIHAKAGYLDVALDLYHKMKNVGLSPDTFTYSAMVNCLGKGGHLAAADKLFSEMTEQGCVPNLVTYNIMIALKAKARNYASVVKLYRDMQAAGFRPDKITYSIVMDALGHSGHLNEVEAVFVEMQRDWVPDEPIYGLLVDLWGKSGNAVKARAWYQAMLDAGLRPNVPTCNSLLSAYLRVHKFSDAYAVLLNMHNVGLVPSLQTYTLLLSCCTETEAGIGLYCQLMAITGHPAHTFLVSLPDAEPGGQNVRDHANNFLSMMHSEDRESKRGLMDAIIHFLHKSGLKEEAGSVWEVAAQRNVYPDSVRRKNPSSWLINLHVMSEGTAITALSRTLAWFHRELIVSGVGPFRIDIVTGWGRRSRITGSSSVRQSIKDLLNAFQFPFFTENGNSGCFVGCGEPLNNWLLNSYVERMHLL from the coding sequence ATGTTGAGGACAAAGCAGCTTGGGACACTTTCCCATTGTGCCAGATCCTTCGTCCTTGGTAATTCACGATGTGGCAGTGGAGACGGAGCCTCATGTGCTTCCTCTGAAGATGAACCTTGTGTTTCTAAACGGCAGTTTAATGGTAAATTGCCCGTTCAAGAAAAGAAACCTGCTGTGCTATCTGATGTCATTGCACAGGTTGGAGCAACCCATTCGAGAAATACCATTGAATCTGTTGGCCGCCACTCCTCTGAAAATCATAACTATGCACCTCTTACTGCACATCAACTGTCCTCTGCTGCTGCTTTGAGCTCAACTTTGAGTTCAATAAGTGGGATTTTTAGCTCAATCAACAAGGACAGCACTCTGAAAGATACAGAGCATTCACCTAAGCTGCCTGCTGAAGGCTTTGCCCGGGCAGGCATTGCAAAGGCGGACACTTTACCTGATTTAGTGAATTGCAAGATTTCAGCTTCAGATGGATGCAGTTTTGTGACTACCCAGAATGATAACACTGATTCCACTCAGACTTCATCTCACGTAAGATCCTCTAAAGGAAAGTCTCGCAACAAGGCTCCCTATCCTAAGCTCAAGCAAAATTTTGTCAGTTCTGCGGGGGAGCCAAGTTCATACTCTGTTGCTGCTCAAAATGGTCCTGGAGTTGGAGCTTCTGTAAAGACTGGTTCTATGAAAAATAGGCAAATTATTTCTGGAATTTCTGGAACAACTTCCAAACCTCATTTTGTTGATCAGGGTCGAAGGCAGTCTGTAGCACAGAGAGCCAAATTTCATACTGAGAGTGTTACTTCAGATGTAAAATCTAGTAGAAGAATTACTGGATCAAGAGTTGCAGCACCGTCTCCTGAGAGCTCAAGGTTTGGTAACAAGTTGCAACACTCAACGAGATCAATGGGCCCTGCAGGAAGCAGCTTTGCAAATAATCGGCGAGGCATGCATAATTTGCAAGTGGTTGAACAATATTACCACATATTACAACAACTAAAATGGAGGAATGGGGCAGAAGTGGAAGTTGTTCTGAATAATCTTCAATGTAAATTAGATGTCTTCCAAGCAAACCAAGTTCTGAAATTACTTCATGACCCTTCTGTTGCTCTTGGCTTTTTCAATTGGTTGAAGACTCAACCCAAGTTTAAGCATGATGAGCATACTTACACCACCATGATTGGTATCCTTGGGCAAGCCAGGGAATTTGGAGCCGTGAAGATGCTGCTAGAAGAGATGATCTCTGATGGATGCAAGCCCACTGTTGTGACATATAATCGCTTAATTCACGCATATGGCTGTGCTAATTACATAGGTGAAGCAGTTAAGGTGTTTCACCATATGCAGGAAGCAGGATATGAGCCTGACCGAGTTACATATTGCACACTCATAGATATTCATGCAAAAGCTGGTTATCTGGATGTTGCCCTTGATTTGTATCATAAGATGAAGAATGTAGGCCTTTCTCCTGACACTTTCACATACAGTGCAATGGTGAATTGCCTTGGCAAAGGTGGGCATCTTGCTGCTGCTGACAAATTGTTTAGTGAGATGACAGAACAAGGTTGTGTTCCCAACCTCGTTACGTATAACATCATGATTGCCCTTAAAGCTAAAGCAAGGAACTATGCCTCTGTGGTCAAGCTTTACCGTGACATGCAAGCTGCTGGATTTCGCCCAGATAAAATCACTTACAGCATAGTGATGGATGCCCTAGGCCACTCTGGACACCTTAACGAGGTTGAAGCAGTGTTTGTTGAAATGCAACGGGATTGGGTCCCGGATGAACCTATTTATGGCCTTCTGGTGGACTTATGGGGTAAATCTGGAAATGCAGTCAAGGCCAGGGCATGGTATCAGGCAATGCTTGATGCAGGCCTGAGACCCAATGTCCCCACATGCAATTCTCTCTTGAGTGCCTACCTTAGGGTGCACAAGTTCTCTGATGCATATGCTGTTCTTTTAAACATGCACAATGTGGGACTAGTCCCCTCTCTCCAGACTTACACTCTGCTTCTGAGCTGCTGCACAGAAACAGAAGCAGGAATTGGACTTTATTGTCAACTTATGGCTATCACCGGCCACCCTGCTCATACTTTCTTAGTATCTTTGCCAGATGCTGAACCCGGGGGCCAGAATGTCAGAGACCACGCCAATAATTTCCTAAGTATGATGCATAGTGAGGACAGGGAGAGTAAAAGGGGTCTTATGGACGCCATTATCCATTTCCTCCACAAGTCAGGTCTCAAAGAGGAAGCTGGGTCTGTTTGGGAGGTCGCTGCACAGAGAAATGTCTACCCAGATTCAGTCAGAAGGAAGAACCCCTCAAGTTGGCTAATTAACCTTCATGTGATGTCTGAGGGAACTGCCATAACAGCATTGTCCAGAACTCTTGCCTGGTTTCACAGGGAGTTGATAGTCTCAGGTGTTGGACCATTTCGTATTGACATTGTAACTGGATGGGGCCGACGAAGCAGGATTACAGGCTCATCATCAGTTAGACAGTCCATCAAGGATCTACTTAATGCCTTCCAGTTTCCGTTCTTCACTGAAAATGGTAACTCTGGCTGTTTTGTGGGATGCGGTGAGCCTCTTAATAATTGGTTACTCAACTCTTATGTCGAGCGAATGCATTTACTTTAG